Within the Medicago truncatula cultivar Jemalong A17 chromosome 4, MtrunA17r5.0-ANR, whole genome shotgun sequence genome, the region GATCTTGGCTAGTTACCCGGTAAAATTTCAAGATAGTgttcaactaaaaataaaaataaaaattaaaaaaacaagatttaatttatatacagctctttcaaaaaaaataaaattatatacagtgtaaaaaataatttacacaggCATATGTTGCCATACTATTTAATAAGAATAACAAGACGTGTTTGGAATTCATTAAATTTACACATACAATAGATTATGAGTAAATTTGCAATTACCCTGTTTATAAATTAAACTTATATAGATAActtgatatatataataaatagtgGATAAATGAAATTGTTGATTGAGTATTTAAAAAAGTGGCAATATTAGAAGATTCTTATCCACAAGACAAGAAATAAGATTGAAGTCTCAACTGTTACACAACAAAACAGAACCAAAAAAATGGCTACAATCTTTTCTGGAGGTTCAGTTTCACTCTTCCCTTTTCACACAAACAAGGGTACATCATCTTTTGCAACCAAAGCTCCAACTCTTCATCTGAAGAAACCTTTCTCTGTCAAATCAGTAGCTTCTCTTGGAACTGAAGCATCAGTGTCTCCAGCAGTTCAAACCTTCTGGAAGTGGCTTCAAGAAGAAGGTGTTATCACTGCCAAGACACCAGTGAAAGCTAGTGTGGTACCAGAAGGTTTAGGATTGGTTGCACTCAAAGATATTTCTAGGAATGATGTTATTTTGCAGGTACCTAAGAGGTTGTGGATAAATCCTGATGCAGTTGCATCTTCAGAGATAGGGAGGGTGTGTAGTAAGTTGACGCCATGGTTGTCTGTTATGCTGTTTCTTATAAGAGAAAGGTCAAGAGAGGATTCTGTTTGGAAGCATTACTTTGGTATTCTGCCACAGGAAACTGATTCTACTATATATTGGTGGgtttcttttgtttggtttaTTACTAATATAAGCTTAATGTGAAATTGAGTTCTTTTCATATGGTTGGTTGATTCAGTTGGTAATTGGTTATTCCAGTACAGGTCAGAGGAAGAGCTCCAAGAACTTCAAGGTTAGTCATGCAATGTTTGTGATACAAAACcatgttttaaaatattgattatgcAATAAAAATTTGTGCTTTGGAGTAATTTGATATGTTTCACCACACCTTGAACTTTGAATGAACTGAATTGAGTAGGTACTCAACTTCTGAACACAACACTGTCTGTGAAAGAATATGTGAAGAATGAATGTCTGAAACTGGAAAAAGAAATCATTCTCCCTAATAAGAAGCTTTTTCCTTCTCCTGTGACGCTGGATGACTTCTTCTGGGCATTTGGAATTCTCAGATCAAGGGCATTTTCTCGCCTTCGCAATGAAAATCTAGTTGTGATTCCACTGGCAGACTTGGTAAGAACCTTTTCATTTCTCTTCTTCTGTATCATGCAGCTGTAACCCCCTTTAGAACAAATAGAGGAAAGAGATACACAAGCCTATAAAACTGTCTATGATATTCTTAGAGTGGACATAATTTTAGAGCCAGATCAGTTAATTTTCTTAACTAGTACTTATGAAGAAAATACTTAGAATCTTGTAGTTATaagttttttaaacaatattttctcCTACAAATTGAAGTTAAGCTCTTTTGTTCAATATCTAATAGTTTACAAGGACTTCTTTTGTATGTGAAGGACCACAAACTGGTTTTAATTGCGGTAGGAGACTAATCCAAATTGAGTCTTGTTTTTCTACTGATTTTGTCTTCTCCCATCAATATGCTTCAACAAAATATGGAAATAACATTTTCCAAATTCAATTTCTGGATCAGATTAACCACAGTGCCAGAGTGACTACAGATGATCATGCTTATGAAGTCAAAGGACCAGCTGGTCTTTTCTCTTGGGATTACCTATTTTCCCTAAGGAGCCCCCTTTCTGTCAAGGCAGGAGAACAGGTGATTCGTTTTTACCTCTTCATATGTTTCTTTTCATGCGTCATTTGTACACATCATCACAAGATAATGAATATATCCATGTCCATCCGAGGGGTTTTCGACAGTATGAACATTTTTTTATCTAAGAAGCTTATACATGAACTAGCCAGCTCTTCCATATCAAGGAAAAAGAAGCATAATACTGCAAACCAAATGTATCAGAGCTAGAAAGTTGCAGCAGAACATCGCAATCCATGCTGTATTTTGAGGCGCAAACTAGCTCTTTCATGTTGAAATTTTCATGCTTCTCAATTCTTGGTCACATTCATAACTGTGCAGTTGGTAACTTTTACTGTAGGTGTATATCCAATATGATTTAAACAAAAGCAATGCAGAGTTGGCTCTGGACTACGGTTTCATTGA harbors:
- the LOC25492966 gene encoding ribulose-1,5 bisphosphate carboxylase/oxygenase large subunit N-methyltransferase, chloroplastic: MATIFSGGSVSLFPFHTNKGTSSFATKAPTLHLKKPFSVKSVASLGTEASVSPAVQTFWKWLQEEGVITAKTPVKASVVPEGLGLVALKDISRNDVILQVPKRLWINPDAVASSEIGRVCSKLTPWLSVMLFLIRERSREDSVWKHYFGILPQETDSTIYWSEEELQELQGTQLLNTTLSVKEYVKNECLKLEKEIILPNKKLFPSPVTLDDFFWAFGILRSRAFSRLRNENLVVIPLADLINHSARVTTDDHAYEVKGPAGLFSWDYLFSLRSPLSVKAGEQVYIQYDLNKSNAELALDYGFIEPNADRYAYTLTLGISESDPFFDDKVDVAESNGFSQTAYFDIFYNRPLPEGMLPYLRLVALGGTDAFLLESLFRDSIWGHLEVPMSRDNEELVCKAVRDACKSALAGYHTTIEQDRKLKEANLESRLAIAVGIREGEKLILQQIDEIFEQKELELDQLEYYQERRLKDLGLCGESGDVLGDLAKYF